Proteins encoded by one window of Candidatus Bathyarchaeota archaeon:
- a CDS encoding ATP-binding cassette domain-containing protein has product MGERKITVLSDVTLQIKKATFAVICGPSGSGKITLLNIIGGIDRPTKGQASSQGKNLTVKTRISYQNSEVPM; this is encoded by the coding sequence GTGGGTGAAAGAAAAATCACCGTCCTATCAGACGTCACGCTGCAAATCAAAAAAGCCACCTTCGCCGTGATTTGTGGGCCTTCAGGGTCGGGAAAAATAACCCTGCTAAACATAATTGGCGGTATTGACCGACCGACAAAAGGGCAAGCATCGTCGCAGGGCAAGAACTTAACGGTAAAGACGAGGATTTCCTATCAGAATTCAGAGGTGCCCATGTGA
- a CDS encoding restriction endonuclease: MSVECKLLISLLKLTKENPALIEDIKTTARLPIEVCLELLKKLQNENLIYLKTDSVALDSANRLKIAVKAATLGADIQTISNLLGWQEFEEMAAIALKSNGYTVHKNLRFKHSDRRYEVDVVGCRKPLVICVDCKRWQHAIAASALRKIVEEQTERTNALADSLPNPKFKLDCTQWGNARFLPAVLSLMPGAYNFYYEVPVVSVLQLQDFISQLPFYLDSVKCFSKRFNKLG, translated from the coding sequence ATGAGTGTTGAGTGCAAACTGTTAATTTCGCTGTTAAAACTAACCAAAGAAAACCCTGCTCTAATCGAAGATATCAAAACAACCGCCCGATTACCCATAGAAGTTTGTTTAGAGTTGCTCAAAAAACTGCAAAACGAAAACCTCATTTATCTCAAAACTGACAGTGTCGCTTTAGACAGCGCTAACCGCTTGAAAATCGCCGTTAAAGCCGCTACTTTAGGTGCAGATATCCAGACAATCAGCAACTTGCTCGGTTGGCAAGAATTTGAAGAAATGGCTGCTATAGCACTAAAAAGTAACGGCTACACTGTCCACAAAAACTTGCGCTTTAAACACTCAGATCGCCGATACGAAGTCGATGTAGTCGGCTGCAGAAAACCCTTAGTTATTTGTGTTGATTGCAAACGTTGGCAACACGCAATCGCAGCATCAGCTCTAAGGAAAATCGTTGAAGAGCAAACAGAGCGAACCAACGCCCTAGCTGACTCGCTTCCTAACCCTAAATTTAAGTTGGATTGTACACAATGGGGAAATGCAAGATTTTTACCTGCTGTACTCTCGTTGATGCCTGGCGCGTACAATTTTTACTACGAAGTCCCCGTCGTTTCGGTGCTTCAACTTCAGGATTTCATCAGCCAGTTGCCGTTTTATTTGGATTCAGTTAAGTGTTTTTCTAAGAGATTTAACAAGTTAGGTTAA
- the mtnP gene encoding S-methyl-5'-thioadenosine phosphorylase, translating into MQAEFGVIGGTGLYDPKLLKNIQEITVDTPYGKPSDAITIGELGGKTVAFLPRHGKLHTIRPTDLNVRANIWAFKRLGVKRILAASTVGSLREDYQPGDIVFADQFIDRTTRREQSFYTAAEGKVCHISVAEPMCPQLHKTVIEVAENLKIKMHPTGTYVCIEGPRFSTKAESKMYQQWGADIIGMTMVPEVVLAREAEICYTNISTVTDYDCWKEHAVCVDDIVTTMRKNIENVKRIIAETVAKTPRECSCQCGHALSGAFA; encoded by the coding sequence ATGCAAGCTGAATTTGGAGTAATCGGCGGAACAGGTCTCTACGACCCCAAACTTCTCAAAAACATCCAAGAAATCACGGTAGACACACCTTACGGGAAACCCTCAGACGCTATAACAATCGGCGAACTAGGCGGCAAAACCGTGGCGTTTCTGCCCCGCCATGGAAAACTGCACACTATACGCCCCACAGACCTAAACGTAAGAGCCAACATATGGGCGTTCAAACGTTTAGGCGTCAAACGTATACTTGCAGCCTCAACCGTGGGTTCATTGAGGGAGGATTATCAGCCCGGTGACATTGTCTTTGCTGACCAATTCATCGACCGAACCACCCGCAGAGAACAATCCTTCTACACTGCCGCGGAAGGCAAAGTATGCCACATATCAGTCGCGGAACCCATGTGCCCCCAACTGCATAAAACGGTAATCGAGGTTGCTGAAAACCTAAAAATCAAGATGCACCCAACCGGCACATACGTCTGCATCGAAGGACCCCGCTTCTCCACCAAAGCAGAATCCAAAATGTACCAGCAATGGGGTGCAGACATCATCGGCATGACCATGGTTCCCGAAGTTGTCTTGGCAAGGGAAGCGGAAATATGCTACACCAACATCTCCACGGTCACAGACTATGACTGCTGGAAAGAACACGCCGTATGCGTAGACGACATCGTCACAACCATGCGAAAAAACATAGAAAACGTCAAACGCATAATAGCAGAAACCGTAGCAAAAACGCCACGCGAATGCAGCTGTCAATGTGGACACGCATTAAGCGGCGCCTTCGCATAA
- a CDS encoding Lrp/AsnC ligand binding domain-containing protein, which produces METVFADQQETIGTQASTEALKTKRSAFIFITADSELSRIALDDLRKISGVEEVYLSRGAYDLVAKVNGDSLEYIREYILKQIRRINSVRSTLTLTVV; this is translated from the coding sequence TTGGAAACCGTTTTTGCTGACCAACAAGAAACCATAGGCACTCAAGCCTCAACCGAGGCTTTGAAGACTAAAAGAAGCGCCTTTATTTTTATAACCGCAGACTCAGAGCTTAGCCGTATCGCACTCGATGATCTGCGCAAAATCAGCGGTGTAGAAGAGGTTTATCTCTCACGTGGCGCATATGACCTTGTAGCTAAAGTTAACGGGGACTCATTGGAGTACATTCGTGAATACATACTTAAGCAGATTAGAAGGATAAACAGCGTAAGATCAACTTTGACTCTTACGGTAGTTTAA
- a CDS encoding DUF367 family protein, which yields MCRCAKLETDPKDQQQPLLSVRISIYHAAQDDPKKNTALRLKRRGYARIVSKARFLPKRAIVLNPFGEIAFSPADRERVEQFGIAALDCSWEHAQKIMGDHVRGTSRCLPILIAGNPVNFGKLTKLSTAEAIAAALYIAGFTVEAEKVLSIFPWGHTFFELNQMLLDNYVTAKDSADIVEMQKRLLKGKKDQ from the coding sequence ATGTGCAGGTGCGCAAAACTGGAAACTGACCCCAAAGATCAGCAACAGCCACTTCTTTCGGTCAGGATTTCTATTTATCATGCTGCCCAAGATGACCCCAAAAAGAACACCGCCCTTCGACTCAAACGCCGAGGATACGCAAGAATCGTCTCTAAGGCCAGGTTTCTTCCCAAGCGAGCCATCGTTTTAAATCCCTTTGGTGAAATTGCTTTTTCTCCAGCTGACCGCGAGCGAGTAGAGCAGTTTGGCATTGCCGCGTTGGATTGCAGTTGGGAGCACGCCCAAAAAATTATGGGCGACCACGTTCGGGGCACCAGCCGATGTTTACCTATATTGATTGCAGGTAACCCTGTTAACTTTGGGAAACTCACCAAGCTGTCAACCGCTGAAGCTATTGCGGCTGCGCTTTACATTGCAGGGTTCACGGTGGAAGCAGAGAAAGTTTTGTCGATTTTTCCTTGGGGGCATACCTTCTTTGAGCTTAATCAGATGCTGCTGGATAATTATGTGACTGCAAAGGATAGCGCGGACATTGTTGAGATGCAGAAGCGTCTTTTGAAGGGCAAAAAAGACCAATAG
- a CDS encoding adenine phosphoribosyltransferase, whose product MNLKNKIRRIPEFKGVVFWDITTLLKDPACFKETIKQLADHYRDKKIDVIVSNEARGFIIGAPLAYELGVGFVPIRKKGKLPYKCLDYTYQTEYSTDTIQIHEDAIRKGQNVLIIDDLLATGGTVKANVELVEKLGGKVVGIGFLIELGYLGGRKLLGDKHEIYSLVEYKTPSDV is encoded by the coding sequence ATCAACCTAAAAAACAAAATCCGAAGAATCCCCGAATTCAAAGGCGTAGTCTTCTGGGACATAACCACCCTGCTAAAAGACCCCGCCTGCTTCAAAGAAACCATAAAACAACTAGCTGACCACTACCGTGACAAAAAAATCGACGTCATAGTCTCCAACGAAGCCCGCGGCTTCATCATCGGCGCGCCACTCGCATACGAGTTAGGTGTTGGGTTTGTACCCATTCGCAAAAAAGGCAAACTACCCTACAAATGCCTAGACTACACCTACCAAACTGAATACAGCACTGACACCATCCAAATACACGAAGACGCAATCCGCAAAGGTCAGAACGTACTCATCATCGACGACTTGTTGGCTACTGGCGGAACCGTCAAAGCCAACGTGGAACTGGTCGAGAAGTTAGGCGGCAAAGTAGTAGGAATAGGTTTTCTCATCGAGCTTGGATATTTAGGCGGCAGGAAACTGCTCGGCGATAAGCATGAAATCTACTCTTTAGTAGAGTACAAAACGCCGTCTGACGTTTAA
- a CDS encoding trypsin-like peptidase domain-containing protein, which translates to MMESQPETQPTIFPSIPPPPVEKKRRFSGVVLVVLLLVGLVAGGLIGYAVTYNDFNSKLTNLQSQLGMSQGSGGSTFLLNENVSLATLYSNVKSSVVVIQNLAPGFTMFGQRIYTLQQGSGFVAEVNSRPYVVTNNHVVTGTINVTVTFSDGNSYPATIVGQDPKADIAVLSVTSMPSGVKALPLVSSLTLNVGDPVVAVGTPYGLSGTLTTGIISALGRTITVGSDNQIIPDTIQTSTPINSGNSGGPLINYAGQVVGITTAGISNSEGLGFAIPSSTLMRVLPSLVSSGSYDQHPSINTVGTDMNYPIAQAMGAPVTYGYLVESVSAQNGLQGGNTVKAVLNKNVVVGGDIIVAIGNTRIANTDDLLSYLERHTLPGQTVTFTVVRNGQTQSVQVTIGKA; encoded by the coding sequence ATGATGGAGTCACAACCAGAAACACAACCTACAATTTTTCCCTCTATTCCCCCTCCTCCCGTCGAAAAAAAGAGACGGTTTAGCGGCGTAGTGTTAGTTGTGCTTCTTTTGGTGGGTTTAGTTGCAGGAGGTTTAATCGGCTACGCAGTTACCTATAACGATTTTAACAGTAAACTCACTAATTTGCAGTCACAGCTTGGCATGTCTCAAGGCAGCGGCGGTTCAACCTTTCTTTTAAACGAAAACGTCTCACTCGCAACGCTTTATTCAAACGTGAAATCCTCAGTCGTTGTCATTCAGAACTTAGCACCAGGTTTCACCATGTTTGGTCAACGAATTTACACGCTTCAACAAGGTTCAGGTTTTGTAGCTGAAGTTAACAGCCGTCCTTATGTAGTAACTAACAATCATGTTGTTACGGGAACAATAAACGTAACAGTGACCTTTTCTGATGGCAACAGCTACCCCGCAACAATCGTAGGGCAAGACCCTAAAGCGGACATAGCTGTTCTTTCAGTTACCTCTATGCCTAGCGGCGTGAAAGCGTTGCCGCTTGTTAGCTCATTAACCCTCAACGTAGGCGACCCCGTTGTGGCGGTTGGCACCCCTTACGGTTTGTCAGGAACGTTAACCACGGGTATAATCAGCGCTTTAGGCAGAACAATAACGGTGGGTTCGGATAACCAAATAATACCTGACACAATCCAAACCAGCACGCCTATAAACTCTGGGAACTCGGGTGGGCCCCTCATCAACTACGCTGGGCAAGTAGTTGGAATAACGACTGCCGGTATCAGCAACTCGGAGGGGTTAGGCTTCGCCATACCCTCATCCACCTTGATGCGTGTGTTGCCTTCGCTTGTTAGTTCAGGCAGCTACGACCAGCACCCCTCCATAAACACCGTGGGAACTGACATGAATTACCCAATCGCTCAAGCTATGGGTGCACCAGTTACATACGGCTACCTCGTGGAAAGCGTATCAGCACAAAATGGACTACAGGGCGGAAACACAGTCAAAGCAGTTCTCAACAAAAACGTTGTTGTCGGTGGCGACATCATAGTGGCCATAGGCAACACGCGCATCGCAAACACGGACGATTTGCTATCTTACCTTGAACGCCATACGCTTCCCGGACAAACAGTTACCTTCACAGTAGTACGGAATGGCCAAACACAGAGTGTGCAGGTAACTATCGGTAAAGCCTAA
- a CDS encoding LysE family translocator — MEYITDFSLFLSSVLLISLSGVLMPGPLFAATIKKAATSKISGALIAVGHGLVEFPLMFLIFFVLSQFEIPTLAQVAVGLVGGALMIFMGVQAFRGRHKREDALVSPKRDSVFAGVYTTAANAGFILWWLTIGTALILNAKLFGLLGFSIFAGVHWFCDFAWYTAAAFLIFKSQRFWNDRVRMGITLFCVAVFIGFGAFFMGSAVWSLLA; from the coding sequence GTGGAGTACATCACTGACTTTTCATTGTTCCTTTCCTCAGTGTTGTTAATTTCGCTTTCAGGGGTACTTATGCCTGGACCACTGTTTGCGGCTACAATAAAGAAAGCAGCCACCAGCAAGATTTCAGGAGCGCTAATCGCAGTCGGACATGGACTGGTAGAGTTTCCGTTGATGTTTCTGATTTTCTTTGTGTTAAGCCAATTTGAGATTCCCACTTTGGCGCAGGTTGCCGTTGGTTTAGTTGGAGGTGCATTGATGATTTTTATGGGTGTACAGGCTTTTCGGGGCAGGCATAAACGGGAAGATGCCTTGGTGAGTCCTAAACGGGATTCTGTTTTCGCAGGCGTCTACACTACAGCGGCGAATGCAGGCTTCATTTTGTGGTGGCTAACAATCGGTACAGCTTTGATTTTAAACGCCAAGCTGTTTGGCTTGTTGGGTTTCTCCATTTTTGCGGGTGTGCATTGGTTCTGCGACTTCGCATGGTACACGGCTGCGGCTTTTCTGATTTTTAAGTCTCAGCGCTTCTGGAATGATCGCGTTCGAATGGGGATTACGCTGTTCTGTGTAGCGGTCTTCATCGGATTCGGCGCTTTCTTTATGGGGTCAGCGGTGTGGTCGCTGTTAGCATAG
- a CDS encoding NAD(P)H-hydrate dehydratase has product MQPKNKNSYISSREMRTLEVNAEYFGISLLQLMELAGHNVAHEVVSRFPKNKKVAIFCGLGGNGGDGFVAARHLLAEGFDVTVILVGKGRDISHEAALKNFEILQSLQREVPILEITDSLAIPDVKADVIVDALLGTGTKGKLKNPVAQVVNCINGLSGFKVAVDVPTGIDSDTGDVLGCAAKADLTVTFHRAKKGMENAKKYTGEIVVGSIGLPFELERFAGPGDVLLASKPRSPEGHKGDFGRLLVIGGSEVYSGAPVLVSLAAMRTGVDLVYLATPQNNAYEISSMSPDLITVKLEGNNLNSGNLKTLKPYIEMVDAVAMGPGMGLNLETQEFAKACISEIEKAGKPLLLDADGLKAFAKFKRPLKVPLVLTPHGGEFAILTGESLPENLEERIAMVQKNAKKLEATILVKGKVDIICDIERIKLNFTGNSGMTVGGTGDVLAGIVAGLMAQRVEPFEAAVAGAFVNGAAGDFVAGEIGYHMVATDLIDWIPKVFEDPMSHVQVRKTGN; this is encoded by the coding sequence ATGCAACCAAAAAACAAAAACAGCTACATTTCAAGCCGCGAAATGCGAACCTTGGAAGTAAACGCAGAATACTTCGGCATAAGCCTGCTTCAGTTGATGGAGTTAGCAGGACATAACGTAGCCCATGAAGTGGTTTCGCGCTTTCCTAAAAACAAAAAAGTTGCAATCTTTTGCGGTTTGGGCGGTAATGGCGGAGACGGGTTTGTTGCTGCTAGGCACCTGTTGGCTGAAGGTTTTGATGTTACTGTCATTTTGGTGGGAAAGGGTCGCGACATCAGCCACGAAGCAGCCTTGAAGAACTTTGAAATTCTTCAATCTCTGCAGAGGGAAGTACCGATCCTTGAAATTACTGACAGCTTAGCCATACCTGATGTTAAAGCTGATGTAATTGTAGACGCATTACTGGGTACAGGAACAAAAGGGAAACTTAAAAATCCGGTTGCCCAAGTCGTCAACTGCATCAATGGATTAAGCGGCTTCAAGGTTGCCGTAGATGTCCCCACAGGTATCGATTCTGACACCGGCGACGTTTTAGGCTGCGCTGCCAAAGCTGATTTAACCGTGACTTTCCATAGAGCCAAAAAAGGAATGGAAAACGCCAAAAAATACACGGGCGAAATCGTCGTCGGCAGCATCGGATTACCCTTTGAGTTAGAGCGGTTTGCGGGTCCGGGCGATGTTCTTTTAGCTTCAAAACCGCGAAGTCCAGAGGGGCATAAAGGCGACTTTGGGCGGTTGCTGGTTATTGGTGGGAGCGAAGTCTATTCTGGCGCACCCGTCTTGGTTTCGTTGGCGGCTATGCGGACAGGTGTGGACTTGGTTTATCTTGCTACGCCCCAAAACAACGCCTACGAGATTTCGTCGATGTCACCCGATTTGATAACAGTAAAGTTGGAAGGCAACAACCTCAATTCAGGCAACCTCAAAACCCTCAAACCATACATAGAAATGGTTGACGCCGTTGCCATGGGACCTGGCATGGGGTTAAACCTTGAAACCCAAGAGTTCGCCAAAGCATGCATAAGCGAGATTGAAAAGGCTGGAAAACCGCTATTGCTTGATGCTGATGGGCTGAAAGCATTCGCAAAGTTCAAACGCCCATTGAAGGTGCCACTCGTTTTGACACCACATGGAGGCGAATTCGCCATACTCACAGGTGAATCGCTTCCTGAAAATCTAGAAGAGCGGATAGCTATGGTTCAGAAAAACGCCAAGAAACTCGAAGCGACCATACTTGTAAAAGGCAAAGTAGACATCATCTGCGACATTGAACGCATTAAACTCAATTTCACTGGTAACTCTGGCATGACTGTAGGTGGCACAGGAGACGTCTTGGCAGGTATCGTGGCTGGTTTGATGGCGCAGCGTGTTGAGCCGTTTGAGGCTGCTGTAGCGGGTGCTTTTGTTAACGGTGCAGCTGGCGACTTTGTTGCAGGCGAGATCGGTTACCACATGGTTGCAACCGACCTCATCGATTGGATTCCAAAGGTGTTTGAAGACCCAATGAGCCATGTGCAGGTGCGCAAAACTGGAAACTGA
- a CDS encoding O-acetyl-ADP-ribose deacetylase, with product MEFKVGNATLQLIKGDITEVEADAVVNAANSTLLGGAGVDGAIHSKGGPKILEECKRIRELEWPDGLPTGNAVITSGGNLKAKFVIHTVGPIWRGGVHDEAKLLRRAYWNSLKLAAAKGLKSVAFPSISTGTYGYPKEEASRVAVAAVRDYLKSEDRLERVVLVLFLQHDFDIYAQAAKENIKTM from the coding sequence ATGGAATTTAAAGTTGGAAACGCAACCCTACAATTGATCAAAGGCGACATAACCGAAGTTGAAGCGGACGCAGTGGTTAACGCTGCAAACTCGACCCTTCTAGGCGGCGCTGGTGTAGATGGAGCCATACACAGCAAAGGTGGCCCCAAGATTCTCGAGGAATGCAAACGGATCCGTGAACTGGAGTGGCCAGACGGATTACCTACAGGCAACGCTGTGATAACTTCAGGTGGGAACCTTAAAGCCAAATTCGTGATTCATACTGTGGGGCCGATTTGGCGGGGTGGAGTCCATGACGAGGCCAAGCTGCTTAGGCGGGCGTATTGGAATTCTCTCAAGCTTGCCGCTGCTAAAGGGCTAAAATCTGTTGCGTTTCCCTCGATTAGTACAGGGACTTATGGGTATCCAAAGGAAGAAGCCAGCAGAGTTGCGGTTGCTGCCGTTAGGGATTACTTGAAGTCCGAAGATAGACTTGAGCGGGTTGTGTTGGTTTTGTTTTTGCAGCATGACTTTGACATCTATGCTCAAGCAGCAAAAGAGAACATCAAAACTATGTGA
- a CDS encoding secondary thiamine-phosphate synthase enzyme YjbQ has product MADFKVVNKTLNFRTKGEISFVDLSDNVLEVVSKSGIRNGIVHVYAPHATGVLILTENDEGLLADIKGYLEELVPKHRSYHHPSNAHSHLRSMLLPPDKTLPVVEGCVEFGTWQSLFFVETDVYPRERSVIIQVMGEL; this is encoded by the coding sequence ATGGCTGACTTTAAGGTGGTAAACAAGACACTCAACTTTAGGACTAAAGGCGAAATCAGCTTTGTTGACCTCTCGGATAATGTGTTGGAAGTTGTCTCGAAATCTGGAATCAGAAACGGCATCGTCCACGTCTATGCACCTCACGCAACAGGGGTTTTGATTTTGACTGAGAACGATGAGGGTTTGCTGGCGGACATCAAAGGGTATCTTGAAGAGTTGGTGCCTAAGCATCGGAGCTACCATCACCCTTCCAACGCGCATTCGCATTTGCGATCTATGCTTCTACCGCCTGACAAAACCTTGCCTGTCGTTGAGGGTTGTGTTGAGTTTGGGACGTGGCAGTCGCTGTTTTTTGTGGAAACTGACGTTTATCCCCGTGAGCGTTCAGTGATCATTCAGGTTATGGGTGAACTGTAG